A window from Cellulomonas sp. C5510 encodes these proteins:
- a CDS encoding FMN-binding negative transcriptional regulator — MGHVIHTQDYVLTDEARVRDLVREHGWATLVSATADGPVASHVPILLEEGAPGEDPGARRDAAADGVEPAEPADPADPQPAAPRRSGRHARALPDRFTVPAAPLSVLSHLGRPDEQLHEVDGTREHLLVVEGPYGYVSPGWYGYAPAVPTWNYVAVHLYGTLELLGPEESYAVMGATVDRYEAPMPDPVRMPDVEGYARRIAPGAVGFRMRVTRWQGKAKLSQDKPREVAERVAAALEDDPHYANPGLAAAMRAELGRRPSRRPDQG; from the coding sequence ATGGGGCACGTGATCCACACCCAGGACTACGTGCTGACCGACGAGGCGCGCGTGCGGGACCTCGTGCGGGAGCACGGCTGGGCGACCCTGGTGTCGGCGACCGCCGACGGGCCGGTCGCGTCGCACGTGCCGATCCTGCTGGAGGAGGGGGCTCCGGGGGAAGACCCGGGTGCGCGGAGGGACGCCGCGGCCGACGGGGTCGAGCCGGCCGAGCCGGCCGACCCGGCCGACCCGCAGCCCGCCGCCCCGCGCCGGTCCGGACGGCACGCGCGTGCCCTGCCGGACCGGTTCACCGTCCCCGCGGCGCCGCTGAGCGTGCTGAGCCACCTCGGGCGCCCGGACGAGCAGCTGCACGAGGTCGACGGCACCCGGGAGCACCTGCTCGTGGTCGAGGGCCCGTACGGCTACGTCTCCCCGGGCTGGTACGGCTACGCCCCCGCGGTGCCCACCTGGAACTACGTGGCCGTGCACCTCTACGGGACGCTCGAGCTGCTCGGCCCCGAGGAGTCGTACGCCGTCATGGGCGCGACCGTCGACCGGTACGAGGCGCCGATGCCCGACCCCGTCCGGATGCCCGACGTCGAGGGGTACGCGCGCCGGATCGCGCCCGGCGCCGTGGGGTTCCGGATGCGTGTCACCCGCTGGCAGGGCAAGGCGAAGCTCAGCCAGGACAAGCCGCGCGAGGTCGCCGAGCGCGTCGCCGCCGCGCTCGAGGACGACCCGCACTACGCCAACCCGGGGCTCGCCGCCGCGATGCGTGCGGAGCTCGGCCGC